Proteins from a genomic interval of Candidatus Neomarinimicrobiota bacterium:
- a CDS encoding beta-lactamase family protein translates to MNRLLHRASLVILLATVNYSCERANLSESPPYTASQKLSIVDELLAEYHEYGMFQGSVLIAAKSEIIYQAGLGLANLEWGIENTPKTKFRIASLGKAFTAALILQLVDEGRIDLHAPISKYLPDFDNPVGDQVTVHHLLSHSSGIPGVPQRWEDDNYREPYTMDQLVEFANGSNLEFEPGAEYRYSNNGYNLLGAIVENIAGKAFGAVLRERILDRLGMRDTGLILDHTRILSQMASGYNRLPGNHFENAPYQDEAFAVGAGGMYSTVLDLFKWNEGLTGSELLSDKSKMLMFTPGLGRAGYGWAVGVYVRSDQSRHDLIYGLGGTSGFASTIFRLPDDRIYIIILSNTRQTEPSVIASNITNVLVDIPPNPISPPE, encoded by the coding sequence ATGAATAGATTACTACATCGCGCCAGCTTGGTGATACTGCTGGCAACCGTTAATTATTCATGTGAACGTGCGAATCTCAGTGAATCGCCCCCTTACACGGCGAGTCAGAAGCTTTCCATCGTCGATGAACTCTTGGCAGAATACCATGAGTATGGTATGTTCCAAGGCTCGGTATTGATCGCTGCCAAAAGCGAGATCATCTATCAGGCGGGCTTGGGGCTGGCGAATCTGGAATGGGGTATAGAAAATACACCAAAAACAAAATTCAGGATTGCGTCTCTTGGCAAGGCCTTTACCGCAGCCCTTATTCTACAATTGGTTGATGAAGGTCGGATAGACCTGCACGCACCCATTTCGAAGTATCTGCCTGACTTCGATAATCCAGTTGGCGACCAGGTAACCGTTCACCATCTGCTCAGCCACTCTTCCGGGATACCCGGGGTTCCGCAAAGGTGGGAAGATGATAACTACCGGGAGCCATATACGATGGATCAGCTGGTCGAATTCGCTAACGGTTCAAATCTTGAATTTGAACCTGGCGCCGAATACCGCTACAGTAATAACGGGTATAATTTGCTGGGGGCCATCGTTGAAAATATCGCCGGCAAAGCGTTTGGCGCCGTGTTGAGGGAGCGAATACTTGACAGGCTCGGCATGCGGGATACCGGGTTAATACTCGACCATACGCGGATTCTGTCTCAAATGGCATCGGGCTACAATCGACTGCCCGGCAATCATTTTGAAAATGCTCCCTACCAGGATGAGGCATTTGCCGTTGGCGCCGGCGGCATGTATTCGACGGTCCTCGATCTGTTCAAATGGAATGAGGGCCTGACGGGCAGTGAGCTGTTATCGGACAAAAGCAAAATGCTCATGTTTACGCCCGGGTTGGGAAGAGCGGGCTACGGCTGGGCCGTCGGCGTCTATGTCAGAAGCGACCAGAGCAGACACGATTTAATCTATGGCCTGGGCGGTACCAGCGGTTTTGCCTCTACAATCTTCAGGCTTCCGGATGATAGAATCTATATCATTATCCTGAGCAATACCCGCCAGACGGAACCGAGTGTCATCGCCTCCAACATTACCAACGTGCTGGTCGATATCC